The window TGAGGTACAGATTTTTTGGCGCATTGTTGTACCCATGATTCGCTCCACCATTCTGGTGGTCTCGACTACCACCGTGCTGCTGGTGCTCAAGGTATTCGACATTGTGTATGTGATGACGGCGGGCAACCAGGGCACCGAGGTAATCGCCAGCCGTATGTTCAAGGAGATGTTTAGCTTTCGCCACTATGGCCGGGGCAGCGCGATCGCCGTCATTTTGCTGCTCGCCGTCATCCCCATCATGGTCGTCAACATCCGCGAATTCCTCCACCCCACTACCCGCTAAACCCCCTACCCTCCCACTCGCTAACCCTTCCACTCGCCAACCCTCTACCCCATGCCCCCCTGGCTCACCCGCACCCCCATCCACCTCGCCCTAGTCACCCTCTCCCTGCTGTGGACTCTCCCTAGCCTGGGTCTGCTGATCAGCTCCCTGCGGCCCCCGACTGACGTGCTCGCCAGCGGCTGGTGGACGGTGTTTCAGCACCCGTTTGAGTTCACCCAGTACAGCCTGGAGAACTACCGCGCGGTGCTGGGTGCGGCGGGCATGGGGCAGGCGTTGCTGAACAGCTTTACCATCGCGATTCCGGCGACGGTGATGCCGATCGCGATCGCCACCTTTGCTGCCTACGCCCTGGCCTGGATGGAGTTTCCCGGTCGCCAGTGGCTGTTTTTGGCGATCGTGGCGCTGCTGGTGGTGCCCCTGCAGATGACGTTTATTCCGCTGCTGCGCACCTACCGCGATTTGGGCCTAACGGGCACCTTTGCCGGGGTGTGGCTGGCCCACACGGGCTACAGTCTGCCCCTGGGAATTTACCTGCTGTGCAATTACATTCGGGCACTGCCAAAGGACTTGATCGAAGCGGCGGCGGTGGATGGGGCCACTCACCTCAAAATTTTTACGCGAGTGGTGATGCCGCTGTCGATGCCGGCGATCGCCTCCTTTGCAGTCTTCCAGTTTCTCTGGGTGTGGAATGATTTGCTGGTGGCGCTGGTGTTTTTGGGCGGCACCCCCACCGTCGCGCCCCTGACCATTACCCTCACCAACCTGGTCGGCTCGCGAGGCCAAGACTGGCATCTGCTCACCGCCGGGGCGTTTGTCACCATGACGGTGCCGCTGCTGGTGTTTTTTGCCCTCCAGCGGTACTTTGTGCGTGGGCTGTTGGCGGGGTCGGTGAAGGGGTAGATGGGTGGGCGGGTAGGCGGGTAGGCGGGTGGATGGGTAGGCGGGTGGATGGAGTAGATGAGCTTAAAACCCTGACCCCCTGATCCCTGACCCTTCCCATTCACTCTCCCACTCATCCACTCTCCCACCCATCCACCCTCCCACTCTCCCACCCATCCACTCCCCCACCCTATGCCCTCGGTCACCTTCAAGTCTGTTACTAAGCGCTACGGCGAGTTTGTGGCCCTCCGTGATTTGAATATTGAGATCGGCGATCGCGAATTCCTTGTCTTCGTTGGCCCTTCGGGCTGTGGCAAAACTACTACTCTGCGGCTGCTGGCGGGGTTGGATGCGGTTACTGCTGGGGATATTTATATTGGCGCTCGCCGGGTGAATGAGCTGGCTAGCCGCGATCGCAACATTGCCATGGTGTTTCAGTCCTACGCGCTGTATCCCCACATGACGGTGTATGACAACATGGCTTTTAGCCTGGAACTTCAGGGTTTGGGCAAGGGCGATATTCAGCAGCGGGTGCAGCGGGCGGCCCAGCAGATGGGGCTGGAAGATTTGCTTTACCGCAAGCCTAAGGAGCTATCGGGGGGGCAGCGGCAGCGGGTGGCGGTGTGTCGGGCGATCGTCCGCAACCCGGCGGTGTTTTTGATGGATGAACCCCTTTCTAACCTGGATGCTCAACTGCGCGTGCAGGCCCGCACCGAAATCAGTCGCCTGCACCGTGAGCTAGAAAGCACGTTCATTTATGTCACCCATGACCAGGTCGAAGCCATGACCATGGGCACCCGCATCGCCATTTTGAACCAGGGCGTCTTGCAGCAGATCGATACTCCCCAGGCGATCTACAGCGCTCCTAAAAACAAGTTTGTGGCCGGGTTTATCGGCAGTCCCGCGATGAATTTCTTTGATGGAGTTCTAGTCGAAATGGCCGATCAGCTTTGGTTCAAATCCGATGCTCTAAGCTTGCCTCTACCGCCGACAACCTCTGCCCAGTACCAGCGCTACATCAGTCAGCGGGTAATCTGCGGCATTCGCCCCGAAGACATTCACGATGCCCGCTACCTGCCTCCTAGCATAGTCACCGCTCCCCTCAAAGGCACCATTACCCACACTGAAAGCATGGGCCATGAGGTGATTGTTTACCTGGCTCTAGGCGACGGTCAGAGCTGCGCAGCTAGGGTAGATCGCCGCTCGACTCTGGCTTTGGGCGACAGGGTTGAACTGGCCGTGAACACCCATGTCCTACACCTGTTTAATTCCCACACTGAAGAGGCGATAAGTTAACTCTTTGGGTGGGGATTGTTTAGGAGCGACTTTTGCTAACTTAACAAAGAACAATGCTGAACAGGGAATAATTCGACTCTGGCACCTGTTCTGCTCAATCTACCACCAGAGGATTTTCTCTATGGCCAAGGTGCCTAGAGGTAAACGGCAGTCTCCCCGCTTTTGGAACGAGATTACTCCAGAGTCATCGGAGTTGCAGCTCTCCCCGACGGCATGGCGGCACGAGGCGACCGTGAACAGGCAGATTCAAGTTTATGCCCAGCTTCATCTGCTGCAGCAAATAGTTGACTCGATGCCTGCTTGCGTTTCCTATGTAGACAAAAATCTTTGCTATCAATACGTCAACGTCACGTATCAAGACTGGTTTGGTATCAAGCCGGAGGATCTCTATGGTCGCTCCTTGGAAACAGTGATTGGCACCGCCGCCTACGAAAAGGTTAAGCCCAATATCGATCGGGTTTTAGCGGGAGAAAAGGTGGTCTATGAAGCCACCCTACATTATGACCGGGCGGGGACGCGCTATGTGCACGCCACCCTGGTACCCGACTACGACACCGAGGGGGCGGTGAAAGGCTACTTTGCGTTGATTCAAGACCTGACCGATCGCAAGGCGGCAGAACTTGCCCTCCAGCGGAAGTCAGAGCAAGATCACACTCTTTGGCAGATCACCCAACGCATTCGACAAACCCTAGACCTACAAGATATTTTGGCCACTGCCACTGAGGAGGTGCAGCGCCACCTACACGTCGATCGCACCCTGATTTTTCAGTTCACCTCGGGCCACGGCGGCGAGGTCATTCAGGTTACCCATGAGGCTGACTGCCCTATAGCCATCACCGCTCATCAGTGCCAGGGGCAAGGGCTGCGGTCAACCTGCTATCAACATTATGGTCAGAGCACCGTGGGTGCTGTGGCCGACCTAGAGCAGCAGGATGCTGACCTCTGCCTCAGCCCCTTGATGCGGGCGATCGCGGCTAAGTCGGCCATTATTGCCCCGGTGCTACAGGCCCAGGGCGAAGGAGAAAACTGTCTTTGGGGGTTTTTGATCGCTCAGACCTGTAGCGACTACCGCCAGTGGAGTACGGGAGAAGTCGATCTGCTGGAGCAGGTGGCTGACCAGTTGGCGATCGCCGTGCAGCAGGCCGATCTACTGGCCAAACTCCAGTGCCAAGCTGAACGGCTAGCCGAGACCAACCAGGCCCTAGAGCAGGCCAACCAACGCCTCAATGAACTGAGCCGCCAAGATGCCCTCACTAAAATTGCCAACCGTCGCCATTTCGACGTCGTTCTTCAGCAGGAGTGGAAGCGCCTGAGTCGCAGCCAATTACCCCTTTCGCTGATCATGTTTGACGTTGATCGCTTTAAGCAATTCAACGATCGCCACGGGCACCTGGCTGGAGATGCTTGCCTGACCACCGTTGCCCAAACTAGCCAGGGCGTGGTTAATCGCCCTACCGATCTAGTCGCCCGCTATGGGGGCGAAGAGTTTGCTGTCGTCTTGCCCAATACCGATCTTTCGGGGGCACTCACCATTGCTGAAACCCTTCGCCGCAGCATCTGCGCGCTCAACATCGTGAATTTTGAAACAGAAACCGAGACGGTCTATGTCACCGTTAGCGTTGGGGTGGCCTGCCAAATTCCCACTGTCGGCACGTCGCCTCAATATCTGATCGACATCGCTGATCGGGCGCTCTACCGAGCCAAGCAGACCGGACGCAACCGCGTAGTCTATGGGGAATAAGGATTCTTTTCGCAGGGCTGGCACAGTAGAGTAACCTGGCCTAAGGTTAGGGCCATGCATGCCCACTGAGATCAGGCCACCACAATGAAAAAACTTCCCCAATTCGTCGGGCTTACGCTTATCTTCAGCGTTGTGATGGTTGGCTGCCGGTCGCAGTCAAACGCTCCCCAATCTACCGAAGCGCAGTCCGGCGATACCATCACCATTCTGGGCACCCTGACCGGCGTGGGCGAAGACAAGATGCGGGCCGCTATGGCTCCCTTTACCGCAGCTACCGGAATTGAAATTATCTACGAAGGCAGCGATGCCTTTACCACCCTGGTGCCGGTGCGGGTCGATTCGGGCAACCCGCCAGATATGGCCCTTTTCCCGCAGCCGGGGCTGATGATGGACTTTGCTGAGGCCGGGCAGATGGTGCCCCTCACCGACTTTATCGATCGCGCCACCCTGGGCGACGCCTACGACGAGTACCTGCTAAATCTGGTCAGTCTAGAAGACGATGTCTATGGCCTGTGGATGCGGGCAGATGTGAAAAGTCTGGTGTGGTACAACCCGCAGGCCTTTGAGGCCAAGGGCTACACTGTGCCTGAGACCTGGGCCGAGATGGAAGCGCTCAGCGATCGCATGATCGCTGACGGCAGCAAACCTTGGTGTGTGGGCATGGAAAGCGGACAGGCCACCGGCTGGGTGGGCACTGACTGGGTCGAGGACATTTTGCTGCGCCAGGCGGGGCCAGACGTTTATGACCAGTGGGTGAGCCACCAGATTCCCTTTGCTGACCCGCAGGTAAAGGCGGCGTTTGAGGGCTTTGGGGCGATCGCCCTCGACCCCGAGGCGGTGCTGGGCGGCACCACTGGCATTCTCAGCACCCCCTTTGGGGAGGCTCCGCTGCCGCTGTTTGCCAACCCACCGGGCTGCTACCTGCATCACCAGGCCAGCTTTATTGTGGAATTTTTGCCCGAAACCATCGAACCCGGCGTCAATCTCAGCGTGTTTCCGCTGCCGCCGATAGACCCTGCCCAGGGCAATGCGGTGATTTTGGGCGGCATTGTCTTTGGCGTCTTTAACGACACGCCAGCGGTGCGCGCCCTGATGGCCTACCTGGCCACCCCCGAACCCCACACGATCTGGGCCGGGCTGGGTAGCTACATCTCGCCACACCAGCAGGTGAGCCTCGATGCTTACCCCGATGACCTCACCCGCAAGCAGGCCGAGATTTTGAGAAATGCCGATGTGCTGCGCTTCGACGGCGCTGATCTGATGCCGGGGGCGATCGGCACGGGCGCCTTTTGGTCAGGCATTGTTGACTACGTCGATGGACAGGATCTAGATACCGTTCTCAGCGACATCGACGACGCTTGGCCCCCTGAATCAGAGTAGGGGCGAACGGCATTCATCTTCCAAGGGTGTTGGCTCTCGGAGCAGTTCTGTAACCAGGGTGCTGCACCAGTCGACGCGACCGATAAAAATTCTCAAGGCGATCGCTGGCGGCAGCGAAAAAGCTGCTCGAAAACACCCCAATCGTGAATGTGTCAGATCGCAGGGGCGCTGTTTCCCTTGGCTAAATGGAAAGATTCAACGAGCAAAAATTAGACTTCTGTGGCTACGTTTAGGTAGGGCGAAAACGAAGCCCTTTCATCAGGGGTCAGGCGCTTGGGACGCATGGTTTTAGCATCCACAAACAGACCTTTTTGCACGCCCTCAGCGGCCAACACCTGGTCGCCATTATAAAACCGAAACTGCATCACTGCCGAGGCGTTGCGCAGCTCCGACAGCCACATCTGGGCCTGGACGCGATCGCCCAAATACAGCGGCAACTTATAAATAATGTTGGTTTCAACTAAAACCGGCGCGATTCCCTGTTTGAGCACTTCGTGAATGGGCATGCCAATGGCTTCTAGCAGCTTGAGGCGACCAATTTCCATCCAGTGAATATAGACAGAGTTATTCACATGGCCCGCGAAGTCAATTTGATAGGTATAAACCTCAAGATCAAACAGTAGCTTGTGCATAGTCTGCTCTCAGCCAAAGAATGAATCGATCTAAGTCACCGCCCAGTGACACGGTATCATGGTCACCGGGTGGTGACAAGCCAGCAAGAGGACTTTATGGCGCGCGACAAAGAAGAAACCAAGGCCCGCATTTTGGCTGCCGTCGGCAGGCTATTAGCCGAATCTGGCTTTAAAGGTCTAGGGGTGAATGCGATCGCCCGTGAGGCCGGAGTCGATAAAGTTTTGATCTACCGATATTTTGAAGGGCTGCCGCAGCTGCTCCAAAGTTTTGCTAAGGAGGGTGACTACTGGCCATCAGTAGAGGAATTGGTGGGGGATGAGTCTACGGTGAATGCCGAAACTCTGGCCGGCTGGATGGCCTATCTGCTGTCAAGATTTTCAGACAATTTGCAAGAGCGCCCCATGACCCAAGAAATTTTGCGGTGGGAACTGCTTGAGGGCAATGAATTAACCCGTGAACTTGCCCATGTACGAGACAGATTTGCTCTAGACAGCCTAAAGTTTTTAGAAGAAAAAGGGTCTTTTCCTCCAGACAAAGATATTCCAGCCATTAGCGCTGTTTTAGTAGCGGGAGTGGTCTATCTCATGCTGCGAACTAAGTCTAGCAGCACGTTTATGGGCATCGACTTTAGCTCGCCTGCTGGTTGGCAGCGCATTCAGGCCGCCCTTGACTCCATGGTTCAGCTAACAGTTGCAGACAGCAAAAAATAACCGGTGACTTCGCTCAGCCACCGGTTATTTCAAATTTGCAGGGCTGCGATCGCTAGGCCAAAACCTTGGCAGGCGAGAGCGTCAGCACATCAACGCCGTCTTTGGTCACCACTACGGTGTGCTCAAACTGGGCCGACAGGGAGCGATCGACAGTAATTGCCGTCCAGCCATCCAGGAGCACTTCAGCCTCATAGCTGCCAATATTGATCATCGGCTCAATGGTGAACACCATGCCGGGACGCAGCTTTTTGCCCTTGCCCTTTTCGCCATAGTGAGGAATCTGCGGAGCGGCGTGGAAAATGCGGTGGACGCCGTGGCCCACAAAGTCGCGCACCACCGAGAAGCCTTCACCTTCAGCATATTCTTGAATGGCCGCACCGATGTCGCCCACCCGAGCCCCGGGCTTGACCGCACGAATTCCGCGCCACATGGCTTCTTCGGTGACTTCAACCAGACGACGGGCGGTGGGGGAAACATCGCCTACCAAGAAGGTGCGGGAGGTGTCGCCGTGGTAGCCGTCCAAAATGGGGGTGACATCGATATTGACGATGTCGCCGTCACGCAGCACGTCTTCGCCGTTGGGAATGCCGTGGCAGATGACTTCGTTGATGCTGGTACAGATAGAGCGGGGAAAGGGCATCACCGTACCGGCATAGCCCAAGGGAGCACTTTTAGCACCGTGCTTTTGGGTCCAGGTCTCGGCCAAGTCGTTCAGTTCTTGGGTGCTGACGCCGGGCTTGACGTGGGGAGTCAGATAGTCGAGCAGCTGAGCGGCGAGCTGGCAGGCTTTGCGCATTTTTTCTAGCTCGCGGCTAGAAAGGAGAGTGATAACTTCGGAGGGTTGCTTTTGTTCTTCCACGGTATCTTTGGCTCTGGGTGAATGGCTGGGGGTGAGTGCCTTAGCTATAGAGTAGGCATTTTCTCGGCGATAGAAACATTGAGGGTCTAAACCGACCGCTCCTGCCCAGCAGTAATTCCCTGGGTGATGATGCCAAAAATGCCATGCCGCTAGTATAGCAACCGACGTTCTACTGCTCATGGTTTGCTAAGTGCTTGCGTGTTTTAATGCCGGCTTTTTTTGACCAGAGGTAAGCTGATGCGTCCTCTGCTTGATGATGTCGCCCCCTTGGTGTGGTAGTAGGTCCATCCATCGTTACCCTCGCGGGTTATAGCGGTAGTTTGTTCTGCATTGCACAATGGTGCTCACCAAAGCCTGTTTCTTGAACAGTGAGTAGGTTGGCTGATGCCTTACCAAGTGCGCCCTGCAACCTTAGACGATCTGCCCAGTCTCACAGCCCTGCTAGAGGCGTACATGCAGGAGACCTTTCAGCGCCCTTGGGGTGGCACCTCCCAAAAGCTGGCCCAGGACGGGTTTGGAGCCGAGTTTGAGCTGATAGTGGCGGAAACAGAACCGCTAACGCCAATTGCCTTTGCCGCCTGGGGATCTCATTATGATCTGCACCACTGCATGAAAGGCGGTGTGATCATTGATTTGTTCGTCGATCCGGCCCATCGTGCTAGAGGCGTGGCGGCGCAGCTGATGATGGCGATCGCCGCTCAGGTTCAGCAGCGAGGTGGTGAGTATATTACCGGCGGAGCCGTCGATAACCCCAGCGCTCAACGGTTTTATCGGCGCTGTGCCCACAGCTTTTCAGCGGTAGAGTGCTACGTGTCAGGCCGGGCGTTTCGGCGATTGGCAGAGCTATCGGGCCAATCCATAAGCTACGTGGTGAGAAACCTACCAGAAGTCTCCTGGAACTACGAACCCTAATCGCCCCAGAGGCGGCGGCGGGTGGGGCCTTGGAGGCGATCGTGGGTGTCGCGCAGCAGAGTGGGAATATCTAGCTTTTCCGGGCAGCGGGGCAGGCAGTCGCCGCAGTCGGTGCAGCGGTTGGCCTTGCGGCCGGGGAACCAGTGACCTGCGTTCTCAAACATGCGGTACCGGTATTCGCCAAAGGGCTGCATGTCGTAGGCCACCGCCAGATTTCTGAGCCGCAGCACTTCTGGAATATTAATGGCTTCAGGGCAGGGCAGGCAGTCGTAGCACTGGGCGCAGCGATCGCTCCCTAAAGCAGCAGATTCCTGTACCGAGAGCCGTTCTAAGGCGGCGAGTTCGGCGGCGGTGAGGGGATAGGTGCGATCGCCCAAGCTTTCTAAAATTGCGAGTTCTGCCGGGATGGCGGGACCGGTGCTAAGGGTGGTGATGCGCGGGTCGGCCAGCAGCCAGCGATAGGTCAACTCCAACGGGGTAAACGGTGCGCAGAGTTCCTCAAGCTGGGCGGGCGGGGTGTAGAGCATACCGCCCTTGTCGCCAGGGGAGATGATGAAAATACCCATATCTCGCTCAGTGGCGAGGTTGAGGATGGGGGCGTGGCGCTGAAATAAATAGTAGTAGTGCAGGTTGACGAAATCGAACTGATCAGTAGCGATCGCCCCCTCGATCACCTCCCGACTGCCGTGGGTCGAAAACCCCACGTGGCCAACGCGGCCATCGGCTTGAAAGCGCCGCACCGCCGCCATGCAGCCCTGGGGATCGCTCACCCAGGCTAGGTGCTCAGGGGTGTTGAGGCCGTGGATGGCGAGACAGTCAATTTGGGGCAGTCCCAGCCGTTCCAGGGATTCCTCTAGGCGCTGAGTCATTGTGGCGGCGTCAGGCTGAGGTGTAACTTTGGTGGTGATTACCAAGTTGTCTGGCACCGCTGCTGTTTTGAGAAAAGCCCCTAACCAGCGCTCGCTAGTGCCATAGGCCTGAGCAGTTTCGATGTGGTTGATGCCCAGCGCCAACCCAGCGATCAGAGTGTCGCGAAACACCTTCTCAGAAGCCAGAGCGCGCATGATGCCCAGAGATAGCACCGAGAGCGATAGATTGGTGCGACCGAACCGCCGATAGTCCATAGCTGAAAGGTTTAAGGGGGCAGGGTATAGGGTTTAAGGGGTGGCCATAAACCCTGAGCCTTGTACCTTATACCCTAAACCCTTTGCCCTACGAGTCAGAGCTTTCCAGCGTATCGTTGCTGGTGGAGGACTTGCCCCGGTGGGTGAAATCGGAGGGGTTGATGTTGGCCAGAAAGGCTTGAAACGCTTTCTTCTCAGCCTCATCGGCGTCGGTATCGACAGGGATAGAGGCCTCGGCGACGACTTCTTCCATCACCCAGATGGGGGCGTCAAGGCGCAGAGCGATCGCGATCGCATCACTGGGGCGCGAGTCTAGCTCGCGGCGAATTTCGCCCTTGGAAAGGGTGAGCAGGGCAAAGTATGTGTTGTCTTGTAGGGAGTGAATGACCACGCGCTCCAGGGTCATATCCCACTCATCGAGCAAGTTGACAAACAGGTCGTGGGTGAGGGGACGGGGGGCGGGCTGGTTTTCGAGCACCGCGATGATGGAATTGGCCTGCTCGCGGCTGATGTAGATTGGAACCTGTCGGCGATCGGTAGTGTCTCGCAGCAAAATTACCGGAGTTCGCGACATCGCATCTAGGGCAATCCCGGCGACTCTCATTTCAATCATTGGTTTGGCCTCTTGGATCCGTTGATTGGCGTGCTCTAGGGGTGTTTGTCAGCCTGGAACCGATACTATTACTAGTGTACTGGGCTGTTTGCGTACCGGGCGATTTCTATGGATGGCAGGCTGAGGGTTACCCAGTGAAGCGATTCTAAAGCGACTGTGGGCGGGGGTTGCCCCCTTAGTCTACCTAAGCTTATCTATCAGCAGATGGAATACGGGATACTCTAAAGAAAAAAATTATTGCTTTAAGTATGCCCCGATTGGGCCCTAGGTGGGTCGCAGTTTCCCTGAGAATTTTCTTAAGGTTACAGCCATGTTTACTGGACTGATTCAAGCGACGGGTATGCTCTTTCACAAGGGCGATACCCAGGTCTACCTGCGCTGGGAGACCAGCCCACTGCCTGGTTCCCTTACCGATGTCGAACTGGGGGATAGCATCGCGGTAGATGGCATTTGCCTGACGGTAGAAACCATGTTGCCCGATGGCTTTGTGGCCGCAGTTTCACCGGAAACCCTCGATCGCACCTCCCTGGGCAACCTCCCCGACGGCAGTCGAGTCAACCTGGAGTCGTCACTGCGAGTGGGCAGCAAAATTGGTGGTCACTTTGTCACCGGCCACATCGACGGGCAGGGCCATCTAGAAGCGGCGATCGAAACCGACAACGCCTGGAAGCTTAGTTTTACCGTGGGCGATCGCCGGGTGGCCCGCTACATCGTGCCCAAGGGCAGCATTGCGGTGAATGGCATTAGCCTGACGGTGGCCGACTGTAGCCCCAGCGGCAACTGGTTCGCCGTGGCGGTGATCCCTGTGACCTACCGCGAAACCACCCTGCAACACCTGCGCCCTGGCCAGGCGGTGAACCTGGAGGGCGACGTGCTGGGTAAGTATGTAGAGAAATTCACGGTGGGCAAGGAGGATTCTGCGGCAGGAGGAGATGGGCTGTCGCTAGAGTTTTTGACAGAACACGGCTACTGATGCGATCGGCCAACACAGTCTGCTTTCGGGTCGGTTGTGCTATCAAAGTCAAAGAAAAAAGTTGGGCTAGGCGCAGATGAGGTGACGGCAATGGCTGACGCAACCCTTTACCTACTGTGCGGCAAAATTGCGGCGGGCAAGTCTACTAAGGCACGCGAATTGGCGAGCCAGCCCGGTACGGTTTTGATTGCCCAGGACGAGTGGCTGTCCACCCTCTACCCTGACGAGCTCAACACGCTGGCTGACTACGTTCGATGTAGCACGCGCCTCAACAGCGTGATGGGCACCCATGTTGAGGCGTTACTGAGAACGGGGCTCTCGGTCGTCCTCGACTTCCCAGCCAACACGGTGAAAAGTCGGCAGTGGATGAAAGCGATCGTTGAGCGAGCTGGAGTTGCCCATAGTCTGTATTACCTAGACGTGCCGGATGCCGAGTGCAAGCGGCGGCTGCGCCAGCGTAACGAAAGCGGCACTCACGAATATGCGCCAACCGAGGCTGATTTTGACCAGTTCACCAGCTATTTTGTGCCGCCCGCCCCAGAAGAGGGCTTTAACGTGATCACTATCCAGGGCTGAAGGCACTAGATCCACCCCGGCAGGAGCCAGCGGCGGTGGAGCGCTTCTAGCGAGAGGGGAGTGCCGAGGTAAAGGGGGAGCCAGAAAAGAAAGCTGAGGGCGATCGCCCCCAGCAGCACCAGAGCCAGCGGGCGATCGCGAGGGTGCTGCCACCACTGCGCCATTAGCCACGCTAGCCCCAAGGTGCTAACCGCCGCCATGCCCATCGCATGATACAGAAACGTGCAGCGACTCACCAGCGCCCAGGGCAGCCAGTTCGCTAGGTAGTTAAGCAGAATAAACAGCACTACGGCATTGCTTGGGGACCTAACCCCGCGATTTTCACCCGTCACTCGCCGACTCAGCCAGCCCAGGCCCAGAGCTAATACAGCCGCTGTCCCCAGCCACCACAACACTGGGTTCCCCATCGCGTGGATGGTCGTGGCTATGCCGTCAGCGCGTTCGTAAAAGTAGGCTACCGGGCGCATCATCAGTGGCCAGCTGTGCCAAGGCGAGCAGTAATCGTGACCTGCCCCCGCTGCGATCGATTGGTGGGTAGACCAAAGGCGACGGTGAATGCCCACTAGCGATTCGCCCGTTAACGCTAGATGGGGCAGCCACAGCAGCAGGTAGGTCGCCAAGGGAATCACGCCTAGGTAGGCCGCCCGCATGCGCCAGCGGTTGCCCCTCATCCCCCAGCCCCTTCTCCCTAAGGGAGAAGGGGCGCCAGAGAAAACTTCAAAGTCCCTCTCCCCTGGGGAGAGGGATTTAGGGAGAGGGGCTTCCCCATCGCTTGTGAGAATTTCCCACAGCAGCAGGCCCAGCCACAGTCCTGCCCAGTTCCACTTCACGCTGATGGCGGCCCCCAGGGCGATGCCTGCTACCCAGCGCCAGCGCGAGGAATGTTGGGCCTGACCTGCCCTGACCCATGCCCACTGGCCCAGCAGCCCCAGGGCCAGCCCGTAAATATTGATCAACGCCAGGCGCGACTCTACTAGAGTCAGCCCTTCCATCGTCATTAGCAATCCGGCCACCAGGGCGAAGGTGCGATGGCGCTGGGGTGGATAGTCATGGCTGAGGGCAAAGGCCAGCGCCGCCAACAGTACCGGAATTGTTGCGCCCACGATCGCATTCAGCCAGCGAAAGGCCAGCGGACTGACCAAAGCACCCTCTACCTCCACCGTGGGCCAACCCAGCCAGGCAACGGGCCACTGCCCAATCCAAATGCCCAAGGCGATTAGGTATTTGGCCAAGGGCGGGTGGGCGTCGAAGCTGGGCGTTCCCTGTAAATAGTCGAGCGAGAAGGGGACGTAGTAGATCTCGTCGAAGACTAGGCCATGGATGCGGCCCAGGCCAACCAGGCGCAGGCTGAGGGCGAGCGCCCCCAACCCCAGCATCCAACCCCAGAGAGGCACCCGACGAATCACTACTGCCCTTGGGCGGCCATGCGCTCTTTCATGCGATCGCGAAACGCCGCCAGATCTTCCGCTGAAGGTTGGGTCCTCTGCCAGGCGGGGCGATCCATCAGGCGGCTAGTCCAGGCTTGTAGGGTGGGGTAGTCGGCCATAGGCAGGCCCAACTGCTCAAACCAGGGAGCAAAGGTGCCCGCCACCACATCTGCCAGGGTGAGCTGCTCGCCGCAGAAAAAGGGGCCATTCCCCAGCTTGTCGGTATAGAACTTGAGCACCACCTCGGCCTTTTGCTTGGCCTGGGCGATCGCCTCCTCTGGGTCTTGGCCAAAGCCCATCATCTGTTTGATCAGCGGGTTGATGGCGGGCACCAGCTCGTTTACCGTCACCATTTCAACCATGCGCATCGTGGCGATGCCCTCAGGAGTGGTTGCCAGCAGCGAAGTCGTGGGGTACTTGGC is drawn from Leptolyngbya subtilissima AS-A7 and contains these coding sequences:
- a CDS encoding ABC transporter substrate-binding protein yields the protein MKKLPQFVGLTLIFSVVMVGCRSQSNAPQSTEAQSGDTITILGTLTGVGEDKMRAAMAPFTAATGIEIIYEGSDAFTTLVPVRVDSGNPPDMALFPQPGLMMDFAEAGQMVPLTDFIDRATLGDAYDEYLLNLVSLEDDVYGLWMRADVKSLVWYNPQAFEAKGYTVPETWAEMEALSDRMIADGSKPWCVGMESGQATGWVGTDWVEDILLRQAGPDVYDQWVSHQIPFADPQVKAAFEGFGAIALDPEAVLGGTTGILSTPFGEAPLPLFANPPGCYLHHQASFIVEFLPETIEPGVNLSVFPLPPIDPAQGNAVILGGIVFGVFNDTPAVRALMAYLATPEPHTIWAGLGSYISPHQQVSLDAYPDDLTRKQAEILRNADVLRFDGADLMPGAIGTGAFWSGIVDYVDGQDLDTVLSDIDDAWPPESE
- a CDS encoding carbohydrate ABC transporter permease; translated protein: MPPWLTRTPIHLALVTLSLLWTLPSLGLLISSLRPPTDVLASGWWTVFQHPFEFTQYSLENYRAVLGAAGMGQALLNSFTIAIPATVMPIAIATFAAYALAWMEFPGRQWLFLAIVALLVVPLQMTFIPLLRTYRDLGLTGTFAGVWLAHTGYSLPLGIYLLCNYIRALPKDLIEAAAVDGATHLKIFTRVVMPLSMPAIASFAVFQFLWVWNDLLVALVFLGGTPTVAPLTITLTNLVGSRGQDWHLLTAGAFVTMTVPLLVFFALQRYFVRGLLAGSVKG
- a CDS encoding acyl-CoA thioesterase; the encoded protein is MHKLLFDLEVYTYQIDFAGHVNNSVYIHWMEIGRLKLLEAIGMPIHEVLKQGIAPVLVETNIIYKLPLYLGDRVQAQMWLSELRNASAVMQFRFYNGDQVLAAEGVQKGLFVDAKTMRPKRLTPDERASFSPYLNVATEV
- a CDS encoding ABC transporter ATP-binding protein, whose translation is MPSVTFKSVTKRYGEFVALRDLNIEIGDREFLVFVGPSGCGKTTTLRLLAGLDAVTAGDIYIGARRVNELASRDRNIAMVFQSYALYPHMTVYDNMAFSLELQGLGKGDIQQRVQRAAQQMGLEDLLYRKPKELSGGQRQRVAVCRAIVRNPAVFLMDEPLSNLDAQLRVQARTEISRLHRELESTFIYVTHDQVEAMTMGTRIAILNQGVLQQIDTPQAIYSAPKNKFVAGFIGSPAMNFFDGVLVEMADQLWFKSDALSLPLPPTTSAQYQRYISQRVICGIRPEDIHDARYLPPSIVTAPLKGTITHTESMGHEVIVYLALGDGQSCAARVDRRSTLALGDRVELAVNTHVLHLFNSHTEEAIS
- a CDS encoding sensor domain-containing diguanylate cyclase; translated protein: MAKVPRGKRQSPRFWNEITPESSELQLSPTAWRHEATVNRQIQVYAQLHLLQQIVDSMPACVSYVDKNLCYQYVNVTYQDWFGIKPEDLYGRSLETVIGTAAYEKVKPNIDRVLAGEKVVYEATLHYDRAGTRYVHATLVPDYDTEGAVKGYFALIQDLTDRKAAELALQRKSEQDHTLWQITQRIRQTLDLQDILATATEEVQRHLHVDRTLIFQFTSGHGGEVIQVTHEADCPIAITAHQCQGQGLRSTCYQHYGQSTVGAVADLEQQDADLCLSPLMRAIAAKSAIIAPVLQAQGEGENCLWGFLIAQTCSDYRQWSTGEVDLLEQVADQLAIAVQQADLLAKLQCQAERLAETNQALEQANQRLNELSRQDALTKIANRRHFDVVLQQEWKRLSRSQLPLSLIMFDVDRFKQFNDRHGHLAGDACLTTVAQTSQGVVNRPTDLVARYGGEEFAVVLPNTDLSGALTIAETLRRSICALNIVNFETETETVYVTVSVGVACQIPTVGTSPQYLIDIADRALYRAKQTGRNRVVYGE